The Sardina pilchardus chromosome 5, fSarPil1.1, whole genome shotgun sequence DNA window ctctttattttatttattaatgtattCTTAGGCGTATTGTTTTATTAGCCTCTTTGTTATTTAGCTATTTATGCCTAATCATTTGTAAAGCAAATGAAAGCAAGTGTCAATGCTCAGGCCTATTCAGGATACACTATCaggctaggcctactcattTAGGAGACTCTGGATGTCTGGTCTGTCTCCAGTAATCCACTCTGAATTCACTCACTGATCAAATtaatttaagagtcattgcacgagaaaaccaggcaaaaccagcaggaggtaggaagatgggggtcggccaaatcggctcatactttgtatatgtgataagtatgtggaactatgaacagccatatacttaaaaccctcgaactcttttttgttgtggagttctggggcccctctcagagaacctcaaaaatccaacaattcatggttgaaaatgactgaaattgccatttctaccctgattatcctgataaagatatgaacatgagctttatgtttccataggtagaatagttttaaagaccaaaaggtgcactagggggttatctgcaccactgaaagcagaattttcatccctctaaaattggtcatttttaggaggcattatctcacattcacATGTGGGATTttgtggatggttttactgttgctggacagaggaacatcttctgattcaaaaacaattgtcgtctaattgggccacacataatgtgcgccgtgccaggagggtctttacggggatttttcgggttttggagtataataaaccaggtaataatatctcactatagggtaatttatggtcaatttttgtgtcactgtatgacaaattgttaaagaaagctttaattaacaagaaaagcactcaaagagtgcagacctctgcatgcattgttgttcttggttgtcatacatttgacactagactattcagatcgccaccgagtggccataccatgccattacatcgcaaacatctggcattacatctgtttgtgatgtaatgccatggtatggccatgtgatggcgatctgaatatggtttatcataggccaaaacacgaaaaatcctgctaaagaccctcctggcacggcacacattatgtgtggcccaattagacgacaattgtttttgaatcagtagatgttcctttctccagcaacagtaaaaccatccaccaaagccactgcgaatacgagataatgcttcttaaaaatgaccgaaatttagagggaggaaaattctgctttcagtggtgtagataacccctcggtgcaccttttggtctttaaaactatgctacctaggctctatggaaatataaagcttatgttcatatctttatcaggataatcagggtagaaatggcaatttcagtaattttcagccatgaattgttggatttttcagggtctctgagaggggtcccagaactccataacaaaaaacagctggagggttttaagtatatggctgttcatagttccacatacttatcacatatacaaagtatgagccgatttggccgacccccatcttcccacctctgcctggttttctcatgcaatgactcttaatttAAAAAGAtatcataacacaacacaaacgtTAGACTAGCTCTAGAACTGCAGTTTAAAAACATGGAATGTGGAGGgggcaaaaaaaaagggggttAAATTATTACACTACACTGTGGGTTGCATGCATGCGTCACCATCACCATAGGCCTACTAATTGTCAAGGCTATTTAGTTTTGACCCCCAACAGGCAGTTTGTGCTGCTATGAAGATCCAGAGATTCTGGAGGTCCTACCAGGACAAGACTCTGTTCCGCCTGCTTCTTCAAACAGTTCGGAAGGCAGTGAGTATCTCTTTGCCTGTAAAATTAGTGTACGTAAAGGGTCCAAAGAAACATTCACTATGCGCTTAGGGTGGTGTTAGATTCTTCCTCACTGCAAACACTTTACTGTTGATGTTTTACTTGATATTTGCTTTGTGAAGTTCTGCATTGCTTTCTAATCCTGAATGGCTCAAACCCCTCTATCCTGACCTTCCCGAGTGCCCCAGGAGAGTTCTGTGACTCCTGCCATCCTGCGGCAGCTAAACCCCAGAGAGGCCCAGCTCCTCACAGaccccagcatgcactgcaagGTGCGCTTCAGGTAGCTGACAAACTGACTAAGTACACAGCTGTCTCATGTCTGTCTTTCCattcatctgtctgtctttccatcttcagcagtggtgtagtctacgtgaTACGCAGGACTACACCTAGACTATGCAGTATatgcccacttaaaaagcatctcCATCTCAGTAAACCCACTTAAAATAAGAAAGGATACAAATTGATAtgtggggttgatcacagtatactatagctaactactacatcacagtatatccatTACAGCTAACTAGATTACACCACTGATCTTCAGGTAGCAGACTTACTTTACAACTAAGTGTCttgtaataaataaatgtaatccCTTCATGATTGAAAGATTCTAAGAACGTGGCTGCGTGCGGTAATGCACTTGTAGTGATGGGCCTATTgtttaaataacaataacaacaataataataataataatataattacaGAATTTAGAACAGTATAATTACTTAAGATCAGTTAGTTGATTATACAtgttataagaaatataaaaGATTGGCAGACACCCAATAATATTTACAGAGCTATTTTAGCTCCAACACACATAACTCCTTCATAACTGAATACACCTAACCCCtgcataaatgtaaataaataaacataactCCTTCATAACTGAATACACCTAACCCCtgcataaatgtaaataaataaacataactCCTTCATAACTGAATACACCTAACCCCTGCATAAATGTACAGGTTCTGTGGGTCTCGGTTCCCCCCCTTCATCGTCTTTAAGATTTTCCAGAGTGGTGGCAGACAGCACTACATCTCAGGGAAGAAGATATTCAGGCCGTCCAATCAGGTGAGGGGAACTTTGGGCAACTGACAAATATTGAATCTAGAGAGTTCTACGTTAAGTAGACCAGTCCACACCTCACGAACAGATCAGACATGCACTGAAACTCAACTTAATTGGCTTGTATTCACTGGAACAGCTCAACGTCATCTCAACAGTCAGACAACATCTCAGCAGACATTTAATACAGAATTTGACAAAACGACACAGGATGTGACATAACAGATAAGACTATACTACAACAGATTCACATAGAACAGATGTTCAGTAGTTAGGTTTGAGGTGAGGCCGCAGGATGCATAGCTCAGGGTTAGTTTAACCAGACACATTGATATCTGAAGTATGCATAGCTAGACCCACTAATCCTTGTAGCAAGGATCATGTACAGTCACTGCATAGTGAACAAAAGAGCCATGTCTGTTTACTGTGGATGTAACAGGCCACACCTCAGACCTGCAAAATCATGGGAAACAGGAAGTTCCTGGACCTGCTGGTTACAGACGAGCTGCTGCACCACGGGCGATGTGTTGCTGATGCAGCTGATGTCGTCTGCATGAGGGACTTCATGCAGGTCAGCACCTTTCTTTGTTCCCCCCAAGAGTTCATCAATATACTGTAATTAGATAATTGAATATTGGTAATATTGCGGTAtaatataatttaaaaaaagttAGTAAAACAAATTCAGGAAATCAACTAGAATTTTGCCATCAAGATTGAAGAGGCATCCAGGCCTATCCAGGTAACATTTTGATTTGAAATGAATAATTTGGGCTAAAGCTTTCTCTATACGCTTAGTTTATTTCGGTGCCCATTTTGAAACAACCGCTATGCTGAAGCTAAATAAAAGTACATAAAAGCCACTAGCATGACCATTGAAGAAGGCTTCCCAGTTTATTTGCTGGGTCACGTATCTCACTCTAAATACAGTACTCCAGTCATCTTGACGAGCTGCCGGCGTACCTTGGTGGCCGTTGCAACAGCTGGCGCACCCTGAGACTCCACCCTCTCCCTGGCCCCGCCCTGAACTACGCCCACCTGCCCCTGGGGAGAGCCGGCCCAGCGGGTGCACACCTGAGGCAAGACCTCCAGAGGGCGCTGCTGGGCGACCACGCTGCTGGGGAGGCGGAGCCTACTGGAGGAGGAGCTAGAACACTCAGGTAAACATATCattccatagacctctgaagttcgcctacaaaaaagctgccatctttgagattcggtatctggcgatttttcctatgggaaaataacatggggattttgaattatcgcacctgttaaactctcgcggggacgatatagtcttaaataaagacgttttcctgaacacacttttgtcctctgccttcttgtgcatacagtactgtgatctccggtacgtgaagtcggcacactttgatttttgctaccccagagctaactggctaactaacttaatggcaagttgcattgcaagttagctctggggtagcgaaaatcaaagtctgccgtcttcgcgtaccggagatcacatattcctctcgaaggcagaggacaaaagtgtgttcaggaaaacacctgaatttccgattttgtcatccccgcgagagtttaacaggtgtgataattccaaatccccatgttaatttcccataggaaaaatcgtcagataccgtaactccaaatatgggcaaagatggtagcttttttgtaggcgaacttcagaggtctatagctaATCACTTGAAAAGTGTCTCTGTGATTCTTTGCTTGCACATTATGGTCCAAACAGAATCAATACCAAACGCACAGTGGTGCTAATCCCCTTGGATCAGAAACCAGCATTTACGCTGGCTCTCATTCCGGTTGCTGTGGGAACAGTCTGTGAGGACAGTCCTTTGCCCATCCCTCTGCTCAggtctccagcagctcctccgTCGTCCTTTGCGTCGGTTCCTGTCTCCGAGAGAGGTCACTCTCGTCGGCAGACACCATCCTCCTCACGAGCTTCTTCAGCTGCCTCTTCCTCTCGAAGGTCTGGAAAATTCCACCGCGCCATGTCCAAGAAGATGCGGCAGCTGTACCTCTCTGGCCACCATAACGAAGCTTACCAACTGGTAAAGACAGTGTCTCTTTTCCCTACTACTGCGAAGTCATGTTCTCAttatttccttttcctttttggATCTTTGTGATGTTTGTGCAAACACAATGCAGAACTTGAAATCAGTGAGGGCTTGAGAACATTTCCACTACACGTTTTGTTCAAAGAGTCACTCCAACATTAGTTTCGGAAGCAACAATCTTTCTTTCTACAAGACAAAACAACAGTTTGTTACAAAATGATCAACATTTTAACTCATTCATCTGAATTCCTAAGTTTTCCTTTGCTGGTTTTTCgcttacaatttatttagcaaaATTGTCAAAAGCCCTTTCCATTTACCCatagatatttttttcctttggaTCCATTTAAGTGTTAAAATGCTCACAGCTAAACCGTTAAGCTTCTGATTGACTTCCCCTACTCTACTAGCTGTTGCGCTGTTGATTTTGTAATTACAGAGCCCAGATCTGCCCCTGAGGGTCAGGCCAACGGATACTGTCCCCGAGGATGAGGAGGCGGAGTTTAACAGGAGGCCCTCCCCTTTCTCAAACAATTCAGACTGGGAGGAGGAACAGGAAGAAGCAGACAGACTATGTGATTGGTCAAGGAATTTGGGGGAATTTGAGGATGATATTGAGCCAATGATCTGATGCGTATTGTTTTAATAGCTAATAACTTTAATAGCTAATTAAAACAATGATTAATGATTATTGTGCAACAAGGAACAAGGATTTCCTTTACACAATGCAAACAGTATACTTTACAATACAACATATGAGGCTCCAACTAACAATATATGGGGCTCCGTATAAAATAATAAACATCTGTCCATTTCATACAACATCACAGAATTACTTGGGTGCGTTCAGTATTCCCAACAAACACATAACATTCCCCAAATGTTCTCTGAAGGTTACACTTAAGGTTTTTGTGGAACCTTCAGTGGACGTTCCTAGAACGTTCTCTTAACATAGTATTTATGTTAGTAAGTTCACAACTTTTGTGAACTTTCAGACAGCCTTTATGGGACGTACCCTGAAGGTTTTATTAAAGGTGCGCTAAGCGATTTTAGGCAACGTCACTCaaatttgttatttgtttgttatgtttttatggtaCATTTTGAAACCTTTAACAAAGGTCCTGTGACAGCGcagtttgcttcccagcatgcattttaaGATTTAGTTAGTTGCCttgattaggctacattattctACATTATTGGGTTTTGAAACACATTAGTTGAAACACGCTAGTTTTATACTCAGTGTTGATGTTTTGAATAATAAAATAACTGGTTATGCCTCACGGTATTATTAGGTCTATACTGTGAAATAGACACACTGTTAAGGTGAAATATGGTAAGTAGCTAATGAGAATCTAGCGAAATTCTTTCAATTGTTATGCGAATCCAGTTGATAGGCTTATTGAACAGCTCGCCACTTGAATGCAAGTGTCTTGCTGTGACCTGTAGGAAGGTGTGATTGGCtacccagtcccgcccacatcCAAGTTGGGGGGCTACTGGGGGCTGGGGTATATGAAGTGGGACTCTTTTGGCTGGAGTATATGCTGTGGGCTGTCCTGAAGGGGGGCACTGGGGGCTGAGGTatatggaggggagggggtgcagtaatgcagtagtgtgtgtgtgtgtgtgtgtgtgtgtgtgtggggggggggggggtggggggggggcactttcCGTACACTTTGTACTGTCTCCTCATGCCCCTTATGGCCCTCCCCCCACTCACTAAAAATAACCCACACAGTGACCCAGGCCTCGCCCTCGGCCGACTAGCACAAACGCCAGTCGGTTACCCACAACAGGTACAAGTTTGTGCTTCAGTTGGGAGGTTGGACTTGACTATTAAATTAACAACATCGATAGATAATCAAATCCTGATTACTGGCCTATGCAGCatcacacactagcacaatggCATCATTTCTGCAACTAATCTAATGCTTGGTATTGTGCAAtgtgcattaaaaaaaataggtgaaataaaatcaataaatgtATTTGTGGTAAAATATCCATACCATTCACAGACATAAGAATATGCTATGGTCTCTACTGGGGCAGAGTGTACTGGGGTCTTCATCCTACCCCACCACCCGCTTTCCCCcgccccttcctccctctctcctttgaaCAGGCCCTTCCAGCCAAGGCTctcacctctccctccatcccggGTACGCTCACTCTCCTTTGGGCTGGAAAGAGACCCTGCGCCCGGAAGCGTTCTTTATAATAACAACAGGCAAAACGATCTGTTAACAAATCAATGCAATTATATCCCCAATTTAAATTCCACTGGACTACAGAACAGGATCTGTTGACTTCCAAGTACATGGTAAGCCCTAGCCTAGTAACAGTTATCTTTTCTGAATGGTATCTGCATGCGATGTTTGCACAGGCGTTGTCAAAATACACCTATAGCATGCAATATGCGTATATGATCGCCCCAGTATGTCAGTAAGAAGCTGTTTAAAGGGGAACATTTGAAATTCATAACGAGTACAATGGTGAGgtggagaaagagtgagggactTCCTGGTCCTTGTCGCCGGAGAAGAAGTGCGTCTAGACGGCGTACGCCTGCCGGAAATCCCGCTTTGTGGCCCCTAGTAGCCTACGGAAAGCGGCTAGAGAGACGATGCTAaaggctaacgctaacgctattGTTACCGTCTTTGAATGGGGGTGACATTAAAACAGTTTGTGTCGCACTGTGACGACACTATATCGTTTTGTTCGTCTTTATCCATTCTTAATCAAAGGGTTTCCATTTTTGGTTTGTGGTGCTGGCCAAAATGGCGACCTTGCGGTTTGCGTTTTGTTGGAAATGAGTGAATCTGTTCAGTGATCAGAAAACTGGTGACCGCCATGTTTGTTGTCGAGCTAGCTTGGTGCTGCTGATGCTAAGCTACTGTTACTATAAACAGTGAAGACGAGCGCTTTCTATTATGTGTGCATGAAAGGGGGAGGGAAGTCATCATTTCCAACGATAACATTTTCCTAACACGCAAAATAACTGCAGTTATATTTGCCGACCATATGCTGAGATTTCCCttaataagtgggccaaacatTTCAGTCACCACAATTGTATCAGAAACCTTTTCTGTCGTTCTGAACCGCTGTATAGGCCTAGCATTTATCATCTGCTGGTAAATATTATTTTAACCATGGGACTGATATGACTCAGGTAGATCGACTGTGATATGATTGACCTGACCAAGGGCATGGTCTAGAGCAGTGATCAGAAATTAGCCAAGGGTACATTTAACAACAGGCTGATAGTCTTGTTTAGCATGAGGTGTTCCAGATTGCAGGCCAGACTTAAGATGGACAGAACCCCAAACAAACTAAGACTGATGTCTGTCTTTGCAGCCTGTAGCCAGCCTGCAGTCTTTGAGTTGTGGCTCAGAGTTTGGATAGTGTCTTTGCATAAACCAACATTAAACAAGCCTGACTGTATTTA harbors:
- the c5hxorf58 gene encoding uncharacterized protein CXorf58 homolog isoform X1, whose translation is MDSIVSFDPQQAVCAAMKIQRFWRSYQDKTLFRLLLQTVRKAESSVTPAILRQLNPREAQLLTDPSMHCKVRFRFCGSRFPPFIVFKIFQSGGRQHYISGKKIFRPSNQATPQTCKIMGNRKFLDLLVTDELLHHGRCVADAADVVCMRDFMQYSSHLDELPAYLGGRCNSWRTLRLHPLPGPALNYAHLPLGRAGPAGAHLRQDLQRALLGDHAAGEAEPTGGGARTLRSPAAPPSSFASVPVSERGHSRRQTPSSSRASSAASSSRRSGKFHRAMSKKMRQLYLSGHHNEAYQLSPDLPLRVRPTDTVPEDEEAEFNRRPSPFSNNSDWEEEQEEADRLCDWSRNLGEFEDDIEPMI
- the c5hxorf58 gene encoding uncharacterized protein CXorf58 homolog isoform X2; translated protein: MPQESSVTPAILRQLNPREAQLLTDPSMHCKVRFRFCGSRFPPFIVFKIFQSGGRQHYISGKKIFRPSNQATPQTCKIMGNRKFLDLLVTDELLHHGRCVADAADVVCMRDFMQYSSHLDELPAYLGGRCNSWRTLRLHPLPGPALNYAHLPLGRAGPAGAHLRQDLQRALLGDHAAGEAEPTGGGARTLRSPAAPPSSFASVPVSERGHSRRQTPSSSRASSAASSSRRSGKFHRAMSKKMRQLYLSGHHNEAYQLSPDLPLRVRPTDTVPEDEEAEFNRRPSPFSNNSDWEEEQEEADRLCDWSRNLGEFEDDIEPMI